Proteins encoded in a region of the Chryseobacterium piperi genome:
- a CDS encoding alpha/beta hydrolase-fold protein has translation MKFKLYTAISDDRTVYITGNFNNWNPKDGNYQLKQTDPGNYFIEISDDVLPEDIEYKFTKGGWENVELDPYGSITPNRKVKKSLGSTDNVVEQWRLNWGPFKDEFFPIVEMISEEFYIPQLDRYRKVWALLPYDYYISNKSYPVLYLQDAQNLFNEGSQYGNWEIDKKLSILAEYGRGDIIIIAIEHGSAERIKEYIFDNDNIANGSEGKKYIRFIADTLKPFVDENYRTKKDRDNTGIGGSSLGALISIYSGFLYPEVYSKLLIFSPSLWVEPNNNFPMMNFRVPFKTKIYLYGGGQEGSKMVKRIRVFEEYLKKWEKKNLFDFEFKTNINPEGTHSEFYWSQEFPRAIEWLFYDNTENPVEVTPQQKSIKQ, from the coding sequence ATGAAGTTTAAGCTTTACACTGCAATTAGTGACGATAGAACTGTATACATAACAGGAAATTTTAATAACTGGAATCCCAAAGACGGCAACTATCAGCTTAAACAAACAGATCCAGGCAATTATTTTATCGAAATTAGTGACGATGTACTCCCTGAAGATATCGAATATAAGTTTACAAAAGGAGGTTGGGAAAATGTTGAACTTGATCCATACGGCAGTATAACCCCAAACCGGAAAGTAAAAAAATCATTAGGTTCAACGGATAATGTTGTAGAACAATGGAGATTGAACTGGGGGCCCTTTAAAGACGAATTCTTTCCCATTGTCGAAATGATCTCTGAAGAATTTTACATTCCACAATTGGACAGATACCGTAAGGTATGGGCGCTACTTCCCTATGATTATTACATTTCCAATAAAAGTTATCCTGTATTGTATCTTCAGGATGCTCAAAACTTATTCAATGAAGGAAGCCAATACGGAAACTGGGAGATTGACAAAAAGCTTTCCATCCTTGCAGAATATGGTCGTGGCGATATTATCATCATTGCTATAGAACATGGAAGTGCTGAAAGAATCAAAGAATACATATTCGATAATGATAATATTGCCAATGGTTCTGAAGGCAAAAAGTATATCCGTTTCATTGCAGATACCTTAAAACCCTTTGTCGATGAAAATTACAGGACTAAAAAAGACAGGGACAACACTGGAATCGGAGGTAGCTCTCTGGGTGCTTTAATAAGTATTTACAGTGGCTTTCTTTACCCTGAAGTATATTCTAAACTTCTGATATTCTCTCCTTCTCTCTGGGTAGAGCCAAACAATAATTTTCCAATGATGAACTTTAGGGTTCCTTTCAAAACAAAAATATATTTGTATGGCGGAGGTCAGGAAGGTTCTAAAATGGTCAAAAGAATTCGTGTCTTTGAAGAATATTTAAAAAAATGGGAGAAAAAAAATCTATTTGATTTCGAATTTAAAACCAATATCAATCCTGAAGGTACCCACAGTGAATTTTATTGGTCTCAGGAATTTCCAAGAGCTATTGAATGGCTCTTCTATGACAATACAGAAAATCCGGTAGAAGTTACTCCACAACAAAAAAGCATTAAACAATAA